One genomic region from Verrucomicrobiota bacterium encodes:
- a CDS encoding transposase, with the protein MQLYRAKNPKKSPLWQCASRHFDEFLDRYPEHYQPRQGPLRPIVEEVVHKFLDCGNLERGFARVRCDKCQHEYLLAFSCKTSKFCPSCHQKKVQATGAFIVDEVLAPVPHRHYVLALPRMLRPYFQHHRHLLRNLCTLGQECLRDFLRTALDLPAGLPAFVMTIHTFGEYLDFHPHLHILAADGLFDRDGQFHPLPPFPTRPLEELFQARILAFLVAQQLLPPARAQNLRSWKHTGFNVHAGDPVPAENRAELEKLAQYLLRNSFSVDKMTMEWPADTVIYRSRMNPKINRNFEVFTAPDFLAAITQHIPDRGAQNVRYFGWYSNKMRGQRHRRLDPLYQPTAALRTPPPPVRLPAKKWRDLILKVWHADPLRCPVCQSVMRIISVIDDPRITEKILRHLGVWAGPDASAARPPPGPAEGGWTYEPFGDVDPAPDYENALTD; encoded by the coding sequence ATGCAACTGTACCGTGCCAAAAATCCGAAAAAGTCGCCCTTGTGGCAGTGCGCCAGCCGCCACTTCGACGAATTTCTGGACCGCTATCCCGAGCATTACCAACCCCGCCAGGGCCCGTTGCGCCCGATCGTTGAGGAGGTGGTCCACAAATTTCTCGATTGCGGCAACCTCGAACGCGGCTTCGCCCGCGTTCGCTGCGATAAATGCCAGCACGAATACCTCCTGGCCTTCTCCTGCAAGACCAGCAAGTTCTGCCCCTCCTGCCACCAGAAGAAGGTCCAGGCCACGGGCGCATTCATCGTGGACGAGGTGCTCGCCCCCGTGCCCCACCGCCACTACGTCCTGGCCCTGCCCCGGATGCTCCGACCCTACTTCCAGCATCACCGCCACCTCCTGAGGAACCTCTGCACCCTGGGCCAGGAATGCCTCCGGGATTTCCTGCGCACCGCCCTGGACCTGCCGGCCGGCCTCCCGGCCTTCGTGATGACGATCCACACCTTCGGCGAGTACCTCGATTTCCACCCCCACCTGCATATCCTCGCGGCCGATGGCCTCTTTGACCGCGACGGGCAGTTCCATCCGCTGCCCCCGTTCCCGACCAGGCCGCTGGAGGAACTGTTCCAGGCCCGCATCCTCGCCTTCCTCGTCGCGCAGCAACTCCTGCCGCCCGCGCGGGCCCAGAACCTGCGCTCCTGGAAACACACCGGCTTCAACGTCCATGCCGGGGACCCCGTCCCCGCCGAGAACCGGGCCGAACTGGAGAAGCTGGCCCAGTACCTCCTGCGCAACTCCTTCTCCGTCGACAAGATGACCATGGAATGGCCCGCCGACACCGTCATTTACCGCTCGCGGATGAACCCCAAGATCAACCGGAACTTCGAGGTGTTCACCGCCCCGGACTTCCTGGCCGCCATCACCCAGCACATCCCCGACCGCGGCGCCCAGAATGTCCGCTACTTCGGCTGGTACAGCAACAAGATGCGCGGCCAGCGCCACCGCCGGTTGGATCCCCTATATCAGCCGACCGCTGCCCTCCGCACCCCGCCTCCTCCGGTGCGCCTCCCCGCGAAAAAATGGCGGGACCTGATTCTCAAAGTGTGGCACGCCGACCCGCTGCGCTGTCCCGTCTGTCAGTCAGTCATGCGCATTATTTCTGTGATTGACGATCCCCGGATCACCGAGAAGATCCTTCGCCATCTGGGCGTCTGGGCGGGGCCCGACGCCTCGGCCGCCCGGCCTCCGCCTGGCCCGGCCGAGGGGGGCTGGACCTACGAACCCTTTGGCGACGTGGATCCGGCCCCTGATTACGAAAACGCCCTCACGGACTGA